In Zonotrichia albicollis isolate bZonAlb1 chromosome 3, bZonAlb1.hap1, whole genome shotgun sequence, a single window of DNA contains:
- the PLN gene encoding phospholamban: MEKVQHMTRSALRRASTIEVNPQARQRLQELFVNFCLILICLLLICIIVMLL; the protein is encoded by the coding sequence ATGGAGAAGGTGCAACACATGACCCGCTCCGCTCTGAGGAGAGCCTCAACTATTGAGGTCAACCCACAAGCacgccaaaggctccaggagcTCTTTGTGAATTTCTGCCTGATTCTAATTTGCCTCTTGCTGATCTGTATCATAGTGATGCTTCTCTGA